A window of the Gossypium hirsutum isolate 1008001.06 chromosome A03, Gossypium_hirsutum_v2.1, whole genome shotgun sequence genome harbors these coding sequences:
- the LOC107887130 gene encoding uncharacterized protein, with protein MTEPSSADVILEFLRRNRFTRAEAALRSELGNRPDLNGFCQKLTLEEKVSGNVLEEENGKKIAGESHGSGSRNSSEVSKELIVKEIGCGAGRNGSESQWRNAASTGDSNKPNEARVTSDMSFAFSKNSEDAVLNMQSWNFNASNGPDLLKGDGIFRSSSFSELEKPDKSRWCISEAPDIDKGNVKPGEEISFSGEIKTSRHGNTGKANVDYKYDKFHTSETKELDQQFKTSGAYLKENFADNSRWSRTEEPSSSFSEMWKDCSVKTVFPFPKGDLSIGYNASSASDKREGKKKADALDVRATIKEQVDEVGRALFFGNQGNTEKKSINGLAFPLAYDDQREELPRLPPVKLKSEEKSLNVNWEEKYERDGPGSKLVSADNTFLIGSYLDVPIGQEINASGGKRNAGGSWLSVSQGIAEDASDLVSGFATIGDGLSESIDYPNEYWESDEYDDDDDVGYMRQPIEDEAWFLAHEIDYPSDNEKGTGHGSVRDPQERSQTKDDDDDQSFAEEDSYFSGERYFQAKNVEPVAASDDTIGLSVTEMYNGTHENDLIAQYDGQLMDEEELNLMRAEPVWQGFVTQTNELIMLGDGEVLNECGRSQLDDICIDNGQHGAVRSIGVGINSDTADFGSEVRESLVAVSSEGDLEYFHDHDSSIGGSRQSYHETERKYIDKPNRDKRKTGKNDSNKYAIENDKGPTPQVKNLADGGFSFPPPLRDGQSVQAGSSKSIWPSNNNAAGEERDDCLTALIESDDMLATWRRKSSDSSVAKSSRDDDDANVRSANSSPSTLSNYGYGAQEKTKKEEDEKTSGMREEDLGASLEDEEAAAVQEQVRQIKAQEEEFETFDLKIVHRKNRTGFEEDKNFHVVLNSVIAGRYHVTEYLGSAAFSKAIQAHDLHTGMDVCVKIIKNNKDFFDQSLDEIKLLKYVNKHDPADKHHILRLYDYFYYREHLLIVCELLKANLYEFHKFNRESGGEVYFTMPRLQSITIQCLEALQFLHGLGLIHCDLKPENILVKSYSRCEVKVIDLGSSCFETDHLCSYVQSRSYRAPEVILGLSYDKKIDIWSLGCILAELCTGNVLFQNDSPATLLARVIGIIGPIKQDMLAKGRDTYKYFTKNHMLYERNQETNRLEYLIPKKTSLRHRLPMGDQGFIDFVAHLLEVNPKKRPSAAEALKHPWLSYPYEPISA; from the exons ATGACAGAACCAAGCTCAGCTGATGTGATACTGGAATTTTTGAGGAGAAATCGCTTTACAAGAGCTGAGGCTGCCTTGCGTAGTGAACTTGGTAACCGCCCTGATTTGAATGGATTCTGCCAGAAGCTTACCCTTGAGGAGAAAGTCTCTGGAAATGTGCTAGAAgaagaaaatgggaaaaaaatagCTGGTGAAAGTCATGGTTCAGGTTCTCGAAACAGTAGTGAGGTCTCTAAGGAACTTATAGTGAAAGAGATAGGGTGTGGGGCTGGCAGAAATGGGTCTGAAAGCCAATGGAGAAATGCTGCTTCTACTGGGGATTCTAATAAACCCAATGAAGCAAGAGTGACGAGTGATATGAGTTTCGCTTTTTCTAAAAATTCTGAAGATGCTGTACTCAATATGCAGTCCTGGAACTTCAACGCTAGCAATGGTCCTGATCTGTTAAAAGGTGATGGTATATTTAGAAGCAGTAGTTTTTCGGAGCTGGAGAAACCAGATAAGTCAAGATGGTGTATATCTGAAGCTCCTGACATTGATAAAGGCAATGTTAAACCTGGAGAAGAGATATCCTTTTCAGGTGAAATTAAAACTTCGCGTCATGGAAATACTGGCAAAGCTAATGTAGATTACAAGTATGACAAGTTTCATACCAGTGAAACTAAGGAGCTTGATCAGCAATTTAAGACTAGCGGTGCATACTTGAAGGAAAACTTTGCTGATAACAGCCGATGGTCTAGAACTGAGGAACCCAGTAGTTCATTTTCAGAGATGTGGAAAGATTGTTCTGTCAAGACTGTTTTTCCGTTCCCTAAGGGCGATTTATCAATTGGTTATAATGCTTCTAGTGCTTCAGATAAGagagaaggaaagaagaaagCAGATGCACTTGATGTCAGAGCAACAATTAAAGAACAGGTGGATGAGGTTGGAAGGGCTTTATTCTTTGGGAATCAAGGCAATACTGAGAAAAAAAGTATAAATGGATTGGCCTTTCCTCTTGCATATGATGATCAAAGGGAAGAGTTACCTAGGTTGCCACCAGTTAAACTCAAATCAGAAGAGAAGTCATTGAATGTTAACTGGGAGGAAAAATATGAGCGTGATGGCCCAGGTTCAAAGCTTGTTAGTGCTGACAATACCTTCCTTATAGGGTCCTATTTGGATGTTCCCATTGGGCAAGAGATAAATGCTTCAG GTGGGAAAAGGAATGCTGGAGGTAGTTGGCTTTCTGTGAGTCAGGGTATTGCAGAAGATGCATCTGATCTGGTTTCTGGTTTTGCTACTATTGGTGATGGATTAAGTGAATCTATTGATTACCCAAACGAGTATTGGGAGTCTGATGAATATGATGACGATGATGATGTTGGATACATGAGACAACCTATTGAGGATGAAGCCTGGTTTCTGGCTCATGAAATCGATTATCCTAGTGACAATGAGAAGGGAACTGGGCATGGGAGTGTTCGGGATCCTCAAGAAAGAAGTCAAACcaaggatgatgatgatgatcaaTCATTTGCAGAAGAGGATTCTTACTTCTCTGGTGAGCGGTATTTCCAGGCAAAGAATGTTGAACCTGTTGCAGCTTCAGATGATACTATAGGGCTCTCTGTAACTGAAATGTACAATGGGACTCATGAGAATGATTTAATTGCCCAATATGATGGACAGTTAATGGATGAAGAGGAGCTTAATTTGATGCGTGCTGAACCTGTTTGGCAGGGATTTGTCACACAGACAAATGAACTTATCATGCTGGGGGATGGAGAAGTTCTCAATGAGTGTGGCAGGTCTCAGCTGGATGATATTTGCATAGACAATGGTCAGCATGGTGCAGTTAGGTCTATTGGTGTGGGTATCAACAGTGATACTGCTGACTTTGGCAGTGAAGTACGTGAAAGTTTAGTTGCAGTTAGTAGTGAAGGGGATTTAGAATATTTTCATGATCATGATAGTTCTATTGGAGGTTCCAGACAAAGTTATCATGAAACAGAAAGGAAATATATTGATAAACCAAATAGAGATAAAAGGAAAACTGGAAAAAATGATTCTAATAAGTATGCTATTGAGAATGATAAAGGTCCAACCCCCCAGGTGAAGAATCTTGCAGATGGAGGATTTTCTTTTCCTCCACCATTAAGAGATGGGCAATCGGTGCAGGCAGGCTCTAGTAAGTCTATATGGCCAAGTAACAACAATGCTGCTGGTGAAGAGCGTGATGACTGCTTGACCGCTTTGATTGAGTCGGATGATATGCTTGCTACATGGAGGCGGAAAAGTAGTGATTCTTCAGTTGCCAAAAGCTCTAGGGATGACGATGATGCCAATGTAAGATCAGCAAATTCTAGCCCTTCAACTCTCTCTAATTATGGTTATGGTGCACAAGAAAAGACCAAGAAAGAAGAGGATGAGAAAACTAGTGGCATGAGGGAAGAGGATCTTGGGGCATCGCTTGAAGATGAAGAGGCTGCTGCTGTCCAAGAGCAAGTGAGACAAATTAAAGCACAAGAGGAGGAATTTGAGACCTTCGATCTCAAGATTGTGCATAGGAAAAACAG AACTGGATTTGAGGAGGATAAGAATTTCCATGTTGTTTTAAATTCTGTTATAGCTGGGCGCTATCATGTTACTGAGTATCTTGGATCGGCTGCGTTTAGTAAAGCTATACAAGCTCATGATCTGCACACGGGCATGGATGTCTGTGTGAAAATTATAAAGAACAATAAGGATTTTTTTGATCAAAGCCTTGACGAGATTAAGCTTCTCAAGTATGTTAACAAACATGATCCAGCAGATAAACATCACATTCTCCGATTGTATGATTACTTTTACTACCGA GAACATTTGCTAATAGTCTGTGAACTTCTCAAGGCAAACTTATATGAGTTCCATAAATTTAATAGGGAATCAGGTGGCGAGGTTTACTTCACAATGCCAAGATTGCAG TCTATAACCATTCAGTGTTTGGAGGCTCTCCAGTTTTTGCATGGCCTTGGCCTAATACATTGTGATCTGAAGCCCGAAAATATATTAGTTAAAAGCTATAGTAGATGTGAGGTGAAGGTCATTGATCTTGGGAGCAGTTGTTTTGAGACAGACCATCTATGCTCCTATGTTCAATCCAGGTCCTATCGTGCACCAGAGGTTATCCTAGGACTTTCGTATGACAAGAAAATAGATATCTGGTCACTTGGCTGTATCTTGGCAGAACTCTGTACTGGAAAT GTACTTTTCCAGAATGATTCACCTGCGACATTACTTGCAAGAGTAATTGGAATCATAGGTCCTATCAAACAAGACATGCTTGCCAAAGGACGGGATACGTACAAATACTTTACGAAGAATCACATGCTTTATGAACGTAATCAG GAGACCAATAGACTGGAATACCTGATACCCAAGAAGACGTCCTTGAGGCATCGGCTGCCGATGGGGGACCAGGGATTCATTGATTTTGTTGCTCATTTGCTTGAAGTAAACCCAAAGAAGCGTCCTTCTGCGGCAGAGGCTCTGAAGCACCCATGGCTATCATACCCATACGAACCCATATCAGCTTGA